A region from the Silene latifolia isolate original U9 population chromosome 7, ASM4854445v1, whole genome shotgun sequence genome encodes:
- the LOC141590569 gene encoding inactive protein kinase SELMODRAFT_444075-like: MEALHTKAASFDPIKVFSRGQYRYHKLLADDTVFSMLKACAAMGYLAPEYTTTGKFTEKSDMYAFGILVLQILSGKSRIDLPNRQATESERFEGFIDPNLRGKFCESEAMKLSQIALLCTHELPLQRPTINTVRQELSFLDDSS; the protein is encoded by the coding sequence ATGGAAGCTTTGCACACAAAGGCTGCATCTTTCGATCCAATCAAAGTGTTCTCCCGTGGGCAATACAGGTACCACAAACTTCTTGCTGATGACACCGTATTCTCAATGCTTAAAGCCTGTGCAGCCATGGGTTACCTTGCTCCTGAGTACACTACCACTGGAAAGTTCACTGAGAAGAGCGACATGTATGCATTTGGCATACTTGTACTCCAAATTCTCTCTGGTAAATCCAGAATCGACCTGCCAAATCGTCAGGCCACTGAATCAGAGAGGTTTGAAGGATTTATCGATCCCAATCTTCGAGGGAAGTTTTGTGAATCCGAGGCTATGAAACTCAGTCAAATAGCCTTACTTTGCACCCATGAACTCCCTCTTCAAAGACCGACAATAAATACTGTCAGACAAGAACTAAGTTTTCTTGATGATAGTTCTTGA